A single Antechinus flavipes isolate AdamAnt ecotype Samford, QLD, Australia chromosome 5, AdamAnt_v2, whole genome shotgun sequence DNA region contains:
- the LOC127564370 gene encoding uncharacterized protein LOC127564370 isoform X1 has translation MSREIQILEILQELKNEEFETFKKIVCQQEAEASTWSLPTTPREDIAHHLVRFCGSRALNVVSQTLDRVPARHLLEMLGEPKLEDSTGKQKTGISSHTRKEPPKGLAEQLVTQKMLMKLAQHVGSEWKELGIMCLDLQQHQLDRLDEDHSKTTTSTRIFNMFLLWRNREKEKATVLSLYNLLSKSISISPEALAVLLEGM, from the exons ATGAGCCGGGAAATACAAATTTTAGAGATACTCCaggaattgaaaaatgaagagtTCGAGACTTTTAAGAAAATTGTGTGTCAGCAAGAGGCAGAAGCATCAACCTGGTCACTGCCAACTACCCCCCGGGAAGATATTGCCCATCATCTGGTGAGGTTCTGTGGCTCCAGAGCCCTGAATGTGGTGTCCCAGACACTGGACCGTGTCCCTGCTCGGCACCTGTTGGAAATGCTTGGAGAGCCTAAACTTGAAGATAGTACTGGGAAACAGAAGACCGGCATCAGTTCCCATACTAGAAAAGAGCCTCCGAAAGGATTAG CAGAGCAACTGGTGACCCAAAAAATGCTGATGAAGCTAGCCCAGCACGTGGGGAGTGAATGGAAGGAGCTGGGTATAATGTGCCTGGACCTTCAGCAGCATCAATTGGATAGACTGGATGAAGATCACTCTAAAACCACTACAAGCACTCGAATCTTCAACATGTTCCTGCTGTGGAGGAATCGAGAGAAGGAAAAAGCCACAGTTCTAAGTCTCTACAACCTTTTGTCTAAGAGCATTTCCATTAGTCCTGAGGCCCTTGCTGTACTTCTGGAGGGAATGTGA
- the LOC127564370 gene encoding uncharacterized protein LOC127564370 isoform X2: MSREIQILEILQELKNEEFETFKKIVCQQEAEASTWSLPTTPREDIAHHLVRFCGSRALNVVSQTLDRVPARHLLEMLGEPKLEDSTGKQKTGISSHTRKEPPKGLEQLVTQKMLMKLAQHVGSEWKELGIMCLDLQQHQLDRLDEDHSKTTTSTRIFNMFLLWRNREKEKATVLSLYNLLSKSISISPEALAVLLEGM, translated from the exons ATGAGCCGGGAAATACAAATTTTAGAGATACTCCaggaattgaaaaatgaagagtTCGAGACTTTTAAGAAAATTGTGTGTCAGCAAGAGGCAGAAGCATCAACCTGGTCACTGCCAACTACCCCCCGGGAAGATATTGCCCATCATCTGGTGAGGTTCTGTGGCTCCAGAGCCCTGAATGTGGTGTCCCAGACACTGGACCGTGTCCCTGCTCGGCACCTGTTGGAAATGCTTGGAGAGCCTAAACTTGAAGATAGTACTGGGAAACAGAAGACCGGCATCAGTTCCCATACTAGAAAAGAGCCTCCGAAAGGATTAG AGCAACTGGTGACCCAAAAAATGCTGATGAAGCTAGCCCAGCACGTGGGGAGTGAATGGAAGGAGCTGGGTATAATGTGCCTGGACCTTCAGCAGCATCAATTGGATAGACTGGATGAAGATCACTCTAAAACCACTACAAGCACTCGAATCTTCAACATGTTCCTGCTGTGGAGGAATCGAGAGAAGGAAAAAGCCACAGTTCTAAGTCTCTACAACCTTTTGTCTAAGAGCATTTCCATTAGTCCTGAGGCCCTTGCTGTACTTCTGGAGGGAATGTGA